In one Umezawaea sp. Da 62-37 genomic region, the following are encoded:
- a CDS encoding DUF6933 domain-containing protein produces the protein MLIVRATKKLLRLAGPSTAPDDDRGTTLLGPWYATVMFWRPRVVLLVNEATLLPVLLPMAPAATLTGRVGEQISAVLTAHGVPAAILDQERLHMRTARLGVTANRSVVGVMVDFARLAEIHHNASAVDLIALAVRLASTPCSPLYGGNISPDRELAATVQAIGT, from the coding sequence GTGCTGATCGTGCGTGCCACCAAGAAGCTGCTGCGCCTGGCGGGTCCGTCCACCGCGCCCGACGACGATCGCGGCACGACGTTGCTCGGCCCGTGGTACGCCACGGTCATGTTCTGGCGGCCGCGGGTCGTGTTGCTGGTCAACGAGGCGACGTTGCTGCCCGTGCTGCTGCCCATGGCGCCCGCGGCGACTCTGACCGGCAGGGTCGGCGAGCAGATCAGCGCGGTGCTGACCGCCCACGGCGTGCCCGCCGCGATTCTCGACCAGGAACGGCTGCACATGCGGACCGCTCGGTTGGGTGTCACCGCGAACCGCAGCGTCGTGGGCGTCATGGTCGACTTCGCCCGCCTCGCGGAGATCCACCACAACGCTTCCGCCGTGGACCTCATCGCGCTCGCGGTCCGGCTGGCCTCGACCCCGTGCAGTCCGCTGTACGGGGGCAACATCAGTCCGGACCGTGAACTCGCTGCCACGGTGCAGGCGATCGGGACCTGA
- a CDS encoding DUF1330 domain-containing protein — translation MAVDPRGSDLKRYLAEDPGGPVVMLNLLRFRDNGRDSYDRYAAALEETFLPRYGAEVLYAGSGSTPLVAEQGQDWDAVLLVRYPSREAFSRMVADPDYQQVTHLRTEALSEAVLQATTPWQDVQL, via the coding sequence ATGGCGGTGGACCCTCGGGGATCGGACCTCAAGCGCTACCTGGCCGAGGATCCCGGCGGTCCCGTCGTGATGCTGAACCTGTTGCGGTTCCGGGACAACGGCCGGGACAGCTACGACCGCTACGCGGCGGCGCTCGAGGAGACCTTCCTGCCCCGCTACGGCGCGGAGGTCCTGTACGCGGGCAGTGGATCGACCCCGCTCGTCGCCGAGCAGGGGCAGGACTGGGACGCGGTGCTGCTCGTCCGCTACCCCAGCCGCGAGGCGTTCAGCCGGATGGTCGCCGACCCGGACTACCAGCAGGTCACCCACCTGCGCACCGAAGCGCTCAGCGAAGCGGTGCTCCAGGCGACCACGCCGTGGCAGGACGTCCAACTCTGA
- a CDS encoding MarR family transcriptional regulator — MTSPRRLTDDQLAAWRGFVKLVQTLPVVLELQLQQDSKLSFVEYHVLAHLSEQPERRLRMSELAGLAGTELSRLSHMVTRLEKRGFVRREPDPGNGRYTRAILTDAGFAHLADTAPRHAGRVLDMFVDVLDPDELRTLHRISDKVLARVDRERSGTGNRGPV; from the coding sequence ATGACCTCCCCGCGCCGGCTCACCGACGACCAACTGGCGGCGTGGCGCGGGTTCGTGAAACTCGTCCAGACCCTGCCCGTGGTGCTGGAACTCCAGCTCCAGCAGGACTCGAAGCTCAGCTTCGTCGAGTACCACGTGCTGGCGCACCTGTCCGAACAGCCCGAGCGCCGCCTGCGGATGAGCGAACTCGCGGGACTGGCGGGCACGGAGCTGTCGCGCCTGTCGCACATGGTCACCCGCTTGGAGAAGCGCGGCTTCGTGCGCCGCGAACCCGACCCCGGCAACGGCCGGTACACGCGGGCGATCCTGACCGACGCCGGTTTCGCCCACCTGGCGGACACCGCGCCCCGGCACGCGGGCCGGGTGCTGGACATGTTCGTCGACGTCCTCGACCCGGACGAACTGCGGACGCTGCACCGGATCTCGGACAAGGTGCTCGCCCGCGTCGACCGCGAACGGAGCGGCACCGGGAACCGCGGGCCCGTCTAG
- a CDS encoding catechol 1,2-dioxygenase — translation MIKPESRLQVVFADLRRAVDDVILKHQVTRDELLATTDWLRRVADAGQMRSASVLFTKTVLKATAGAPYAHPEKDGASYWEMEGPAHVPGAPLLRSPAVLPMRPDEPGEPLVVSGTVRTTAGDPLPGAVLDVWQIDADNVYSGVDAAVFTIPGIPNDSTGIPTHNLRGRVVTDTDGHYEFRTAVPGVETLGLTAGSPLAELAEALRLEGSRPVHIHSIVSADGCLPLTTQIYFDGDPLVESAVEGAIPADAVRTTTLHDDPDDYRARGLDRPYRALAHDYSLRPA, via the coding sequence GTGATCAAGCCGGAAAGCCGGTTGCAGGTCGTGTTCGCCGACCTGCGCCGCGCCGTCGACGACGTCATCCTCAAGCACCAGGTCACCCGCGACGAACTCCTCGCCACCACCGACTGGCTGCGGCGGGTCGCCGACGCGGGGCAGATGCGGTCCGCGAGCGTCCTGTTCACCAAGACCGTCCTCAAGGCGACAGCGGGCGCCCCCTACGCCCATCCGGAGAAGGACGGCGCGAGCTACTGGGAGATGGAGGGCCCCGCCCACGTGCCCGGCGCCCCGCTCCTGCGCAGCCCCGCCGTGCTGCCCATGCGCCCCGACGAACCCGGTGAACCCCTTGTCGTGTCCGGAACCGTGCGCACGACCGCGGGCGACCCGCTGCCCGGCGCGGTCCTCGACGTCTGGCAGATCGACGCCGACAACGTCTACTCCGGTGTGGACGCCGCGGTCTTCACGATTCCGGGCATCCCCAACGACTCCACGGGCATCCCCACCCACAACCTCCGCGGGAGGGTCGTCACCGACACCGACGGGCACTACGAGTTCCGCACTGCGGTACCCGGCGTCGAGACCCTCGGCCTGACCGCGGGCAGCCCGCTCGCCGAGCTGGCCGAGGCGTTGCGGCTGGAGGGGTCGCGCCCGGTGCACATCCACTCGATCGTCTCCGCCGACGGGTGCCTGCCGCTGACCACCCAGATCTACTTCGACGGCGACCCGCTGGTCGAAAGCGCCGTCGAAGGCGCCATCCCCGCCGACGCGGTCAGGACCACCACTCTCCACGACGACCCCGACGACTACCGCGCCCGCGGGCTCGACCGCCCCTACCGCGCCCTCGCCCACGACTACTCCCTGCGCCCGGCGTGA
- a CDS encoding NAD(P)H-quinone oxidoreductase yields MRAIVIEKPGGHGVLVWTEVPDPVPGPGEVVVDVAAAAVNRGDLGQRQGFYPPPPGEPPYPGLECSGVVTAVGPGVADWHVGLPVCALLGGGGYAEKVAVRTGQLLPVPRGVPLVQAAALPEAACTVWFNAVDIAGLRRGRTLLVHGGGSGIGTFAIQLDKALGATVVATARQAKHERLYALGADLVVDHSAADFVAATLEHTGGRGADVVLDIVGADYLARNIAALAPDGHIATIGLQGGLRAELDFLAPAAKSGSISATGLRTRAHDEKARIVRGVTAEVWPLVETGAIRPVVDRTFPMAEAAEAHRVMETGDHVGKLVLVP; encoded by the coding sequence ATGCGCGCGATCGTGATCGAGAAGCCCGGCGGCCACGGGGTACTGGTGTGGACCGAGGTGCCCGACCCCGTGCCGGGCCCCGGTGAGGTGGTCGTCGACGTGGCGGCGGCGGCCGTGAACAGGGGCGACCTCGGCCAGCGGCAGGGCTTCTACCCACCGCCGCCCGGCGAGCCCCCGTATCCCGGCCTGGAGTGCTCCGGGGTCGTCACAGCGGTGGGCCCCGGCGTGGCTGACTGGCACGTGGGCCTGCCCGTGTGCGCGCTGCTGGGCGGCGGCGGGTACGCGGAGAAGGTGGCCGTGCGGACCGGGCAACTTCTCCCCGTGCCGCGGGGAGTGCCGCTGGTCCAGGCGGCGGCCCTGCCCGAGGCCGCGTGCACGGTGTGGTTCAACGCCGTGGACATCGCCGGGCTGCGCCGGGGCCGGACGCTGCTCGTCCACGGCGGCGGGAGCGGGATCGGCACGTTCGCCATCCAGCTGGACAAGGCGCTCGGCGCGACCGTGGTGGCCACCGCGCGGCAGGCCAAGCACGAGCGGCTGTACGCGCTCGGCGCCGACCTGGTCGTCGACCACAGCGCCGCGGACTTCGTGGCCGCCACCCTGGAGCACACCGGTGGCCGGGGCGCGGACGTGGTGCTGGACATCGTCGGCGCGGACTACCTCGCCCGCAACATCGCGGCACTGGCACCCGACGGGCACATCGCGACGATCGGCCTCCAGGGCGGACTCCGCGCGGAACTGGACTTCCTGGCGCCGGCCGCGAAGTCCGGGTCGATCTCGGCCACCGGACTCCGCACCCGAGCCCACGACGAGAAGGCCAGGATCGTGCGGGGCGTGACCGCCGAGGTGTGGCCACTGGTCGAAACCGGTGCCATCCGCCCCGTGGTCGACCGGACGTTCCCCATGGCGGAGGCCGCCGAGGCGCACCGGGTCATGGAGACCGGCGACCACGTCGGCAAACTCGTCCTGGTGCCGTGA
- a CDS encoding AraC family transcriptional regulator, with the protein MTYVRFVARGPWGFSPSSGAGLWIVEVAAGGVAITSKRDGTAVTAGAGEHVVVSDGGGLVVADRAGRRPVGCAGVAADDRGVARYGDTGAVTELLVVRKVVAHDVVGILPAVFRLDVDRGVAAALHATLGLLEHERDRGEVGADLVTGRLVEVLALQAFRTATASASGTVLRLLRDPRLAGAVRAMRDDLARPWTVASLAREAAMSRASFAEAFRVAAGRTPLALLRQWRLCEAKRLLRETPLALQEIALLVGYESAPALGRAFARREGISPGTWRREVAVQSANAAT; encoded by the coding sequence GTGACGTACGTCCGGTTCGTCGCGCGGGGGCCGTGGGGGTTCTCGCCGTCGTCGGGCGCGGGACTGTGGATCGTGGAGGTCGCGGCCGGGGGCGTCGCGATCACGTCGAAGCGCGACGGCACCGCGGTGACCGCGGGGGCCGGTGAGCACGTCGTCGTGTCGGATGGCGGGGGACTGGTCGTGGCGGACCGGGCGGGCCGCCGCCCGGTCGGTTGCGCCGGGGTCGCCGCGGACGACCGGGGCGTGGCGCGGTACGGCGACACCGGTGCCGTGACCGAGCTGCTGGTGGTCAGGAAGGTCGTCGCGCACGACGTCGTCGGGATCCTGCCCGCGGTGTTCCGGCTCGACGTCGACCGCGGTGTCGCCGCGGCGCTGCACGCCACCCTCGGTCTGCTGGAGCACGAGCGGGACCGCGGGGAGGTGGGTGCGGACCTGGTGACCGGCAGGCTCGTCGAGGTGCTCGCACTGCAAGCGTTCCGGACCGCCACCGCCTCGGCGTCCGGCACCGTGCTGCGGCTGCTGCGGGATCCGCGGCTCGCGGGCGCCGTCCGCGCGATGCGCGACGACCTCGCCCGGCCCTGGACGGTGGCCTCGCTCGCCCGCGAGGCGGCCATGTCCCGCGCGAGCTTCGCGGAGGCCTTCCGCGTCGCCGCCGGGAGGACCCCGCTCGCGCTCCTCCGGCAGTGGCGGCTCTGCGAGGCCAAGCGCCTGCTGCGCGAGACGCCGTTGGCGTTGCAGGAGATCGCGCTGCTCGTCGGCTACGAGTCCGCCCCCGCCCTCGGCCGCGCCTTCGCCAGGCGTGAAGGGATCTCCCCAGGCACGTGGCGCCGTGAGGTGGCGGTTCAGTCCGCGAACGCGGCCACGTAG
- a CDS encoding LysR family transcriptional regulator, with amino-acid sequence MELRALKYFVTVAEELHFGRAAERLRIVQPAVSQQIARLERELGVRLLDRTSRRVRLTPAGDRVLAAARETLAAAARVRVVAGESAATLRIGLASCVSPRVERALARLRAGERPAEPELVDLPVTARLDAVRDGGLDLALVRGAVGSTAVAVARAWAEPVHVVLSRDHRAAGKQAVGLHDLDPRGLRLPARENDPPMHDAILAVLPIAPPRPPAGDVLNVLFEVTRDPEGWTLMPADQVAGSRSGTLLHVPLDPPVTVDVHVVASRATPESCLASYVAAFAD; translated from the coding sequence GTGGAACTGAGGGCGCTGAAGTACTTCGTGACCGTCGCCGAGGAGCTGCACTTCGGCCGCGCGGCGGAACGGCTGCGGATCGTGCAGCCCGCGGTGAGCCAGCAGATCGCCCGGCTGGAGCGCGAACTGGGCGTGCGCCTGCTCGACCGCACCTCGCGCCGGGTGCGGCTCACCCCGGCGGGTGACCGGGTGCTCGCCGCGGCCCGCGAGACCCTGGCCGCGGCGGCCCGCGTGCGGGTGGTCGCCGGGGAATCGGCGGCCACCCTGCGGATCGGGCTGGCGTCCTGCGTCAGCCCCCGTGTCGAACGCGCGCTGGCCCGCCTGCGCGCCGGCGAACGACCCGCCGAGCCGGAACTGGTCGACCTGCCGGTGACCGCGCGCCTGGACGCCGTGCGCGACGGCGGACTGGACCTGGCGCTGGTCCGCGGCGCCGTCGGGTCCACGGCGGTGGCGGTGGCGCGTGCGTGGGCCGAACCCGTGCACGTGGTGCTGTCCCGCGACCACCGCGCGGCGGGCAAGCAGGCGGTGGGCCTGCACGACCTCGACCCGCGCGGTTTGCGGCTCCCCGCCCGCGAGAACGACCCGCCGATGCACGACGCGATCCTGGCCGTCCTGCCCATCGCCCCGCCGCGACCGCCTGCCGGGGACGTGCTCAACGTGCTGTTCGAGGTGACCCGCGACCCGGAGGGCTGGACGCTCATGCCCGCCGACCAGGTCGCCGGGTCGCGGTCCGGGACGTTGCTGCACGTGCCGCTCGACCCACCGGTGACCGTCGACGTCCACGTCGTGGCGTCGCGGGCCACGCCGGAGTCGTGCCTGGCGTCCTACGTGGCCGCGTTCGCGGACTGA
- a CDS encoding 2-dehydropantoate 2-reductase N-terminal domain-containing protein produces the protein MKLLVYGAGVLGSLLAVRMHEAGHDVSLLARGERLASLRKHGVQLAEGDSTTVRRVPVPVVEHPAGGYDLTAVLVRTHQVDAVLESLVGLEGDVLFLLHWAAGAEPLGAVIGHERVLLGGYPNGGTMDGDVVRYRAPSPMARRYPMPIGEPDGRTTPRLERIVRAFRDTGVNAKAEPRVDAWLRTHAAFAVPLEQAVHAAGGPEALADDPDAVRDMVRLMRRNLATMPNPPVPRGFGALRTLPEGLLVVVLRRFLRSSTAAQSGLNTTSPAASVAELERMAEQMRAYPEVR, from the coding sequence ATGAAACTGCTCGTGTACGGCGCCGGAGTACTCGGCAGCCTGCTCGCCGTCCGCATGCACGAGGCCGGGCACGACGTCTCGCTCCTCGCCAGGGGCGAACGCCTTGCCTCCCTGCGCAAGCACGGCGTGCAACTCGCCGAGGGCGACAGCACGACCGTCCGGCGGGTGCCGGTGCCGGTGGTCGAGCACCCCGCGGGCGGGTACGACCTGACCGCCGTCCTCGTCCGCACCCACCAGGTGGACGCGGTGCTGGAGTCGCTCGTCGGGCTCGAGGGCGACGTGCTGTTCCTGCTCCACTGGGCGGCGGGCGCGGAGCCGCTCGGCGCGGTGATCGGCCACGAGCGGGTGCTGCTCGGCGGCTACCCGAACGGGGGCACGATGGACGGCGACGTGGTCCGCTACCGCGCCCCCAGCCCCATGGCCCGCCGGTACCCGATGCCGATCGGCGAACCCGACGGCCGCACCACCCCGCGGCTGGAGCGGATCGTGCGGGCGTTCCGCGACACCGGCGTCAACGCCAAGGCCGAGCCGCGGGTGGACGCCTGGCTCAGGACGCACGCCGCGTTCGCGGTGCCGCTCGAACAGGCGGTGCACGCCGCGGGCGGCCCGGAGGCGCTGGCCGACGACCCGGACGCGGTCCGCGACATGGTCCGCCTCATGCGGCGGAACCTCGCCACCATGCCGAATCCCCCGGTCCCCCGCGGGTTCGGTGCGCTGCGGACCCTGCCGGAAGGTCTGCTCGTGGTGGTGCTGCGCCGTTTCCTGCGGAGCTCGACCGCCGCGCAAAGCGGGCTCAACACCACCTCGCCCGCGGCGTCGGTGGCCGAACTCGAGCGGATGGCCGAACAGATGCGCGCCTACCCGGAGGTCCGGTAG
- a CDS encoding TetR family transcriptional regulator, whose translation MAPPDTRTQLLDAAERLFAEHGFRGASVRAITDLAGANLAAVGYHFGSKAGLLAEVVRRVVEPINAAQRAGLDRLLARTPDPAVADLVEAFTGPMFDGMPAGEEGGARTSRLIMRILGDPAEEMRDWTGAAEADVGEGFLAAFGRALPGLSDGELWFRMRGILAVAAADRVEVHNRRVPTCPSPVEGDDARRWAITFLAAAMSAPPTAP comes from the coding sequence ATGGCGCCACCCGACACCCGGACCCAGCTCCTCGACGCGGCCGAGCGCCTGTTCGCCGAGCACGGTTTCCGCGGCGCCTCGGTCCGTGCGATCACCGACCTGGCCGGTGCGAACCTGGCCGCGGTCGGGTACCACTTCGGCTCGAAGGCGGGGCTGCTGGCCGAGGTCGTCCGCAGGGTGGTCGAGCCCATCAACGCCGCGCAGCGCGCCGGACTCGACCGGCTGCTCGCCCGGACCCCGGACCCGGCGGTCGCCGACCTGGTGGAGGCGTTCACGGGGCCGATGTTCGACGGGATGCCCGCGGGCGAGGAGGGCGGCGCCCGGACCTCCCGGCTGATCATGAGGATCCTCGGCGACCCGGCCGAGGAGATGCGCGACTGGACCGGTGCGGCCGAGGCCGATGTCGGCGAGGGCTTCCTGGCGGCCTTCGGGCGCGCGCTGCCCGGCCTGTCCGACGGGGAGCTGTGGTTCCGGATGCGGGGGATCCTCGCCGTGGCGGCCGCGGACCGCGTCGAGGTCCACAACCGGCGCGTCCCGACGTGCCCGTCCCCGGTGGAGGGCGATGACGCCCGGCGGTGGGCGATCACGTTCCTGGCGGCGGCGATGAGCGCGCCGCCGACCGCCCCCTGA
- a CDS encoding helix-turn-helix domain-containing protein translates to MSASGPGDCFLADCPGRLTIELIAEKWTAVVLYGLSEGPVRHGELIGMIGGISRKVLTQTLRRLEAHGLVSRHAYAEVPPRVEYELTPLGASLIGPIHVLTEWARTNGDAVLDALDADSEATARNG, encoded by the coding sequence ATGAGCGCTTCCGGTCCCGGCGACTGCTTCCTCGCCGACTGCCCAGGGCGTCTGACGATCGAGCTGATCGCCGAGAAGTGGACGGCGGTCGTGCTCTACGGCCTCAGCGAGGGCCCTGTGCGCCACGGCGAGCTGATCGGGATGATCGGCGGCATCTCCCGCAAGGTGCTCACCCAGACGCTCCGACGGCTGGAGGCGCACGGGCTCGTCAGCCGCCACGCCTACGCCGAGGTGCCGCCCCGCGTCGAGTACGAGCTCACCCCGCTCGGGGCGTCGTTGATCGGGCCGATCCACGTGCTGACCGAGTGGGCGAGGACGAACGGCGACGCGGTGCTCGACGCGCTCGACGCGGATTCCGAGGCCACCGCCCGCAACGGCTGA